Proteins encoded in a region of the Chitinophagales bacterium genome:
- a CDS encoding BrxA/BrxB family bacilliredoxin, translated as MYPQEMVMPMSRELTNEGFKELKTSEEVNNAIKNNQGTMLLMVNSVCGCAAGTARPGVIESLHGNKKPDNLFTVFAGVDTDATAKAREFMLPYPPSSPSIALFKDNKVVHMIERHQIEGRPAVVIAKHLEQVYEHFC; from the coding sequence ATGTATCCTCAGGAAATGGTAATGCCTATGAGCCGTGAACTCACCAATGAAGGGTTTAAAGAATTAAAAACATCTGAAGAAGTTAATAATGCCATTAAAAATAATCAGGGCACTATGCTATTAATGGTGAATTCTGTTTGCGGTTGCGCAGCAGGTACAGCACGGCCCGGAGTTATAGAATCACTCCACGGAAATAAAAAGCCTGACAACCTGTTTACAGTATTTGCAGGCGTTGATACAGATGCCACTGCTAAAGCGCGGGAATTTATGTTGCCTTATCCTCCCTCCTCTCCTTCTATTGCTTTATTTAAGGATAATAAAGTGGTGCATATGATTGAAAGACATCAAATTGAAGGCCGGCCTGCAGTAGTGATTGCCAAACATCTTGAACAGGTTTATGAGCATTTCTGCTGA
- a CDS encoding GAF domain-containing protein yields the protein MEKNSENGSPVNQDLPEFGFHNQFGFPYKTTLSFVPLIEKLEETASDPSVPEASLIQEVLKTVKAIPQLLQPIEDLSLLKKYRKEVNLLLSLVVPSTMIETSVVGIIIPFQPVTIYGSKRFKELCHVNEEGVWNLQNINPAKNISELIALCGIAILSKYYGYFIERPGILKSRELDKATGMISFFQPEVNGSFARVVTKKTPKKLSEIDLRPLKDDFFDTEFWLRNFPPDTFEIEGFAIYRMFDITDRELITQLEYTLLQSGSIIMPEIVQDIEEKMRIYFRLPQMKIGVAPMLNYRGQLSKSGMDKWNCFIPRDKQQMMFRNFEKSIYSKAFEGGKPYLVEDIAALPDRSPVEDELLNQGIRTIIIVPVFQKRELIGAFEIGEAEPNSFNFISLLKLNEIIPLISISFQRAAKDFDMQVQATIKENFTSIHPAVEWKFAQAALDKISQSTDDEEAEIGPIEFNDVMPIYGQIDIRGSSDTRNEAIRLDMIDYLIAAKKILDEAQKDLPLVILDELSFRIDKYLGKLYQAMDSGDETGILEFMRTEVEPALKIISEQNPVLKTSVDNFHASLDSDHEHYHMRRKNFEDSLTMINEVVARVLDEEEDYTQELLPHYFEKYKTDGVEYNLYIGQSILQHGTFDPILLRSFRLWQLITMVKIARETHRLIPYMSTPLDTTQLILCYSNPFSIMFRMDEKRFDVAGAYNIRYEIVKKRIDKSHVKDTEERVTQPHKIAVIYTQDKEAKEYERYFEYLQSKKLISEEIEYLEVEDLQGLHGLRAMRIAINYDPMIDAPLNYDEEELWKQVKDVMV from the coding sequence ATGGAAAAAAATTCAGAGAATGGTTCTCCGGTCAACCAGGATTTGCCGGAATTTGGGTTTCATAACCAGTTTGGTTTTCCTTATAAAACTACCCTCAGCTTTGTACCTCTTATAGAAAAGCTGGAAGAAACTGCGAGCGATCCATCCGTTCCTGAAGCATCCCTTATTCAGGAAGTGCTGAAAACTGTAAAGGCCATTCCGCAACTGTTACAGCCCATTGAAGACCTTTCGCTGCTTAAAAAATATCGGAAAGAAGTTAACCTATTGCTCTCCCTTGTTGTTCCTTCTACGATGATTGAAACGTCTGTGGTAGGCATCATTATTCCGTTTCAACCGGTAACCATTTATGGTTCTAAGAGGTTTAAGGAATTGTGCCATGTTAATGAAGAAGGAGTGTGGAACCTTCAAAATATCAATCCTGCAAAAAATATAAGTGAATTAATAGCACTATGCGGAATTGCTATTCTCAGCAAATACTATGGTTATTTTATCGAACGTCCCGGGATTTTAAAGAGTCGCGAACTGGATAAAGCAACCGGCATGATATCGTTCTTTCAACCGGAAGTTAACGGATCTTTTGCGCGAGTCGTGACAAAAAAAACTCCTAAAAAATTAAGCGAAATTGATTTGCGCCCTTTAAAAGATGATTTTTTTGATACTGAATTCTGGCTGAGAAATTTCCCCCCGGATACATTTGAGATTGAAGGTTTCGCTATTTACCGGATGTTCGATATAACAGACCGGGAATTGATTACACAGCTAGAATATACCCTGCTTCAGTCGGGTTCTATCATAATGCCTGAAATAGTGCAGGATATTGAAGAGAAGATGAGAATCTATTTCCGGTTGCCACAAATGAAAATAGGCGTAGCGCCTATGCTGAACTACCGGGGGCAGCTTTCGAAAAGCGGGATGGATAAATGGAACTGTTTTATTCCGCGGGACAAGCAGCAGATGATGTTCAGAAATTTTGAAAAATCAATCTATTCGAAAGCATTCGAGGGAGGTAAGCCTTATTTAGTGGAGGATATTGCAGCTTTGCCGGACCGGTCACCTGTTGAAGATGAATTATTAAATCAGGGAATCCGTACCATAATTATTGTTCCGGTATTTCAAAAGCGAGAATTGATTGGTGCATTTGAAATAGGAGAAGCAGAGCCCAATTCATTCAATTTTATTTCTTTACTCAAGCTCAATGAGATTATTCCGCTTATTTCCATCTCTTTTCAGCGTGCGGCCAAGGATTTTGACATGCAGGTGCAGGCAACTATAAAAGAAAATTTTACTTCCATTCACCCTGCCGTGGAGTGGAAATTTGCGCAGGCAGCACTGGATAAAATTTCTCAAAGTACGGACGATGAGGAGGCGGAGATTGGCCCTATTGAATTTAATGATGTAATGCCTATTTATGGTCAGATTGATATCCGTGGGTCTTCTGATACAAGAAACGAAGCCATCCGTTTAGATATGATCGATTATCTGATAGCTGCCAAAAAAATTTTAGACGAGGCACAAAAAGATTTGCCATTGGTAATTCTTGATGAGCTCAGCTTTCGTATAGACAAGTATTTAGGTAAGCTTTACCAAGCCATGGATTCGGGAGATGAAACCGGTATTCTTGAGTTCATGCGTACTGAGGTGGAGCCTGCATTGAAAATTATTTCGGAGCAGAACCCTGTTTTAAAGACTTCTGTTGATAATTTTCACGCCTCTCTTGATTCTGATCACGAGCATTATCATATGCGGCGGAAAAATTTTGAAGATAGCTTAACTATGATCAATGAAGTCGTTGCACGCGTGCTGGATGAGGAAGAAGATTACACTCAGGAATTATTACCCCATTATTTTGAAAAGTATAAAACAGATGGTGTAGAATATAACCTTTATATAGGGCAGTCCATTTTGCAGCATGGTACATTTGATCCGATTCTTCTGCGGAGCTTTCGTTTATGGCAGCTTATTACCATGGTGAAAATTGCCAGAGAGACGCATCGTTTAATACCCTACATGAGCACGCCTTTAGATACCACCCAATTAATTTTATGTTATAGCAATCCTTTCTCTATTATGTTTCGTATGGACGAAAAACGCTTTGATGTAGCAGGAGCTTATAACATCCGGTATGAAATCGTGAAAAAACGAATCGATAAATCTCATGTGAAGGATACTGAAGAACGAGTGACACAACCCCATAAAATTGCTGTGATCTATACACAGGATAAGGAAGCGAAAGAATATGAACGATATTTCGAGTACCTGCAATCAAAAAAATTGATTTCTGAGGAAATTGAATACCTGGAAGTGGAGGATCTGCAGGGCTTACATGGTTTGCGGGCTATGAGAATAGCAATAAATTATGATCCGATGATTGATGCTCCTTTAAACTATGATGAAGAGGAACTCTGGAAACAGGTAAAAGATGTGATGGTTTAA
- a CDS encoding adenosylhomocysteinase — protein sequence MIKSSLKLTLPYKIKDISLAEWGRKEIELAEAEMPGLMAMREEYAMTKPLKDARIAGCLHMTIQTAVLIETLVELGAEVRWSSCNIFSTQDHAAAAIAAAHIPVFAWKGMNEPDFNWCIEQTLFFGDSSRPLNMILDDGGDLTNMVFDVYPELIAGIKGLSEETTTGVHRLYERMVKGTLPIPAINVNDSVTKSKFDNKYGCRESLVDAIRRGTDLMLAGKVAVVAGFGDVGKGSAESLRGAHCRVIVTEIDPICALQAAMEGYEVKKMADAVKEADIIVTATGCEGVIREEHFRLMKDKAVVCNIGHFDVEIDMAWLNENYGHTKNVIKPQVDKYTIGGNENGTRGKDIIVLAEGRLVNLGVAMGHPSFVMSNSFSNQVLAQIELWNHPDFYENKVYTLPKHLDEKVARLHLAKIGVELDELSEDQSRYLGIPKNGPFKPEYYRY from the coding sequence ATGATAAAAAGTTCCTTGAAATTAACCCTTCCATATAAAATAAAAGATATTTCATTGGCGGAATGGGGAAGAAAAGAAATTGAGCTTGCCGAAGCAGAGATGCCTGGTTTAATGGCAATGCGGGAAGAATATGCAATGACAAAGCCTTTAAAAGATGCAAGGATAGCGGGCTGTTTACACATGACCATACAAACCGCAGTGCTCATTGAAACACTGGTGGAGCTGGGCGCGGAAGTTCGATGGTCTTCATGTAATATTTTTTCTACACAGGATCATGCCGCTGCAGCCATTGCTGCTGCTCATATTCCCGTATTTGCATGGAAAGGAATGAATGAACCTGATTTTAACTGGTGTATAGAACAGACACTTTTTTTTGGAGATTCATCCCGCCCGTTGAACATGATTCTTGATGACGGTGGAGATCTTACTAATATGGTTTTTGACGTTTATCCGGAATTAATTGCAGGCATAAAAGGACTGTCAGAAGAAACTACTACCGGGGTTCATCGCTTATATGAGAGAATGGTAAAAGGCACCTTACCCATACCTGCTATTAATGTGAATGATTCAGTAACAAAATCAAAATTTGATAATAAATATGGTTGCCGCGAATCTTTAGTGGATGCTATTCGCCGTGGAACCGATCTAATGCTGGCTGGAAAAGTTGCGGTGGTGGCGGGTTTTGGTGATGTAGGTAAAGGATCTGCAGAGTCTTTACGCGGTGCCCATTGCCGGGTAATAGTTACCGAAATTGATCCTATTTGTGCCTTACAGGCTGCTATGGAAGGCTATGAAGTAAAAAAAATGGCTGATGCAGTAAAAGAGGCTGATATCATTGTTACTGCTACCGGATGCGAGGGTGTAATAAGAGAAGAGCATTTCAGGCTAATGAAGGATAAGGCAGTTGTTTGCAATATTGGTCACTTTGATGTGGAGATTGATATGGCATGGCTGAATGAAAATTATGGCCACACCAAAAATGTTATTAAACCACAGGTAGATAAATATACCATAGGTGGAAACGAAAATGGAACACGGGGAAAAGATATTATTGTTTTGGCTGAAGGGCGTCTTGTAAACCTGGGTGTTGCAATGGGTCATCCATCTTTTGTAATGTCAAATTCTTTTTCTAATCAGGTGCTTGCACAAATTGAATTATGGAATCATCCGGACTTTTACGAGAATAAAGTATATACGCTTCCCAAGCATCTCGATGAAAAGGTCGCCCGATTACATTTAGCTAAGATTGGTGTTGAACTGGACGAACTTTCAGAAGATCAGTCAAGGTACCTCGGTATTCCTAAAAATGGGCCTTTCAAACCAGAATATTATAGGTACTGA
- a CDS encoding T9SS type A sorting domain-containing protein yields the protein MKRIFLLAVLAFVLVSAQAAKVTNLVTTYRNGQTFAVWKIITGYTGFYYVYRSTSPITNANIDNATYLGRTPYDFSFNYYLDLSFKNIQSAPSRYLVINNNPTQKLDATQGLFVATCGQNKTYYYAVTSDNANGNEDRTITPGANATTNGVAESIAPIKGILQIAGTPLINEPSLLYDAYVVFGGNVTTTYTPTMTNEGCLDFNYGIVKDKKAANPNGITFFYYGGGGNAYTNCNDEVIDGMWKLSLEDDIPNFNWDATNGENTKWIGYNENFDVYTAGPSTPWPTTGTDHLYALSRIKWTYDWLVATFPTEIDFTKVYGQGSSEGTTGALLFAYNFPDLVAAVSVTVAKVNGHFLYDDNPSCKWNLNGTTRKKQNIFIGDYIHNLPTDYPKLKGSGNYKMYDMMDFNVLLKDQQKTSLPIVTMVSGKNDDVTCWDEKIPYYETVNNNQSGGFYFWDLRSHNSGSEMIPDQSTATFLRYRTDLSYPAFSNCSADGYPGDTINPNPPYYDGDSIGTKYGTLDWIDTSIHETKTSWQGIIYSHQFKLKNGQMFPFNLPQTSTTDITLRRLQKFKNVANNTKICMDNYKNGKIIQTKSITYSTSTGLITFKGVKINQGAGDLIKIYECGSSSRENFSTDAGLPTAAIEKVYPNPTTGQMQLYFSTQNEENVSIVVKNILGQSVLQMNEGVMAEGDHTISFNLSSFASNMYIVELHAGKNILSYKIMKN from the coding sequence ATGAAAAGAATATTCCTACTTGCGGTGTTGGCTTTTGTGCTTGTTTCTGCACAGGCTGCCAAAGTTACTAACCTGGTAACTACATATAGAAACGGTCAAACCTTTGCCGTCTGGAAAATAATTACCGGGTATACGGGGTTTTACTATGTTTATAGATCCACGTCACCTATAACTAATGCGAACATTGATAATGCAACTTATCTTGGCCGTACACCGTATGATTTCTCTTTTAATTATTATTTAGATCTCAGCTTTAAAAATATTCAGAGCGCTCCAAGCCGGTATTTAGTAATCAATAATAATCCGACACAAAAGCTGGATGCCACTCAGGGACTATTTGTCGCTACCTGTGGTCAAAATAAAACCTATTATTACGCGGTTACTTCTGATAATGCAAACGGTAATGAAGATCGTACCATAACACCCGGAGCTAATGCTACTACCAACGGCGTTGCTGAATCCATAGCACCTATTAAAGGTATTTTGCAAATAGCCGGAACCCCTCTCATTAATGAGCCGAGCTTGTTATATGATGCTTACGTTGTTTTTGGGGGTAATGTGACTACCACCTATACACCCACAATGACTAATGAAGGCTGCCTTGATTTTAACTATGGAATTGTAAAGGATAAAAAAGCGGCTAATCCCAATGGTATTACTTTTTTTTATTACGGAGGAGGAGGAAATGCCTATACAAATTGCAATGATGAAGTGATAGATGGAATGTGGAAGCTTTCGTTAGAAGATGACATTCCTAACTTTAACTGGGATGCAACCAATGGAGAAAACACTAAGTGGATCGGTTATAATGAAAATTTTGATGTTTATACGGCGGGTCCCAGTACTCCGTGGCCTACCACAGGAACTGACCATCTTTATGCTTTGTCAAGGATAAAGTGGACTTACGACTGGCTTGTGGCGACTTTTCCTACTGAAATCGATTTTACTAAAGTGTATGGACAGGGTTCTTCAGAAGGAACCACGGGTGCGTTGTTATTCGCTTATAATTTCCCCGATTTAGTTGCTGCAGTAAGCGTAACCGTTGCTAAGGTAAACGGGCATTTTTTATATGATGATAATCCATCCTGTAAATGGAATCTAAATGGTACTACAAGAAAAAAACAAAACATTTTCATAGGCGATTACATACATAATCTACCTACTGACTATCCTAAGCTGAAAGGATCGGGGAACTATAAGATGTATGATATGATGGATTTCAATGTGCTGTTGAAAGATCAGCAGAAAACATCACTTCCAATTGTAACCATGGTTTCCGGGAAAAATGATGATGTTACCTGCTGGGATGAAAAAATTCCATACTATGAGACTGTGAACAATAATCAAAGCGGCGGTTTTTATTTCTGGGATTTAAGAAGTCATAACAGCGGGTCTGAAATGATACCCGACCAATCTACTGCTACATTCTTACGTTACCGTACTGATCTTTCTTACCCTGCATTTAGCAATTGTTCAGCCGATGGTTATCCCGGAGATACAATTAATCCTAACCCTCCTTATTATGATGGTGACTCAATAGGAACAAAGTATGGCACACTTGATTGGATTGATACATCCATTCATGAAACTAAAACCAGCTGGCAGGGCATTATTTATTCTCATCAGTTTAAGTTGAAAAACGGACAGATGTTTCCCTTTAATTTACCACAAACATCTACAACGGACATTACCCTGCGTCGCCTGCAAAAGTTTAAGAACGTTGCAAACAATACGAAAATTTGTATGGATAATTATAAAAATGGAAAAATTATCCAGACAAAATCCATTACTTATAGCACCAGCACAGGGTTAATAACTTTCAAAGGGGTAAAAATTAACCAGGGAGCAGGTGACCTGATAAAGATATATGAATGCGGAAGCTCGTCCAGGGAAAACTTTTCAACTGATGCCGGATTGCCCACTGCAGCTATTGAAAAAGTATATCCTAACCCAACAACAGGGCAAATGCAATTGTATTTTTCTACACAAAATGAGGAGAATGTAAGTATCGTGGTTAAGAACATTCTTGGTCAATCCGTTTTACAGATGAATGAAGGCGTAATGGCGGAAGGTGACCATACTATTTCTTTTAATCTGAGCTCTTTCGCCAGCAATATGTACATTGTTGAATTACACGCTGGCAAAAACATCCTTTCATATAAAATAATGAAGAACTGA
- a CDS encoding pyridoxine 5'-phosphate synthase: MKTFTTRLSVNINKFATLRNARGGNIPDILETAKDCERFGAEGITVHPRPDERHIRYQDVIELKEVVTTEFNIEGFPDDRFMLLVLRVKPEQCTLVPDAPGVVTSNQGWDTVKNESFLMERIRELNRAGIRTSLFVDPIEQYIEGAKAVNAQRIEFYTGPYAEWFKDDIGKAIGRYRTAAERAEKLGLGVNAGHDLNLKNLRFFKETIPNLLEVSIGHALICDALYLGLENAIQIYLRQLIIPEAYQ, translated from the coding sequence TTGAAAACATTCACGACCAGGCTTTCAGTCAATATTAACAAATTCGCCACCCTGCGCAATGCACGTGGAGGAAATATTCCTGATATACTTGAAACGGCAAAAGACTGTGAACGGTTTGGCGCTGAGGGAATTACAGTCCATCCAAGACCGGACGAGCGCCATATTCGCTATCAGGATGTAATCGAATTAAAGGAAGTAGTTACCACAGAATTTAATATTGAAGGTTTTCCAGATGATCGTTTTATGCTGCTGGTGCTGCGTGTAAAGCCCGAGCAGTGTACTTTGGTGCCCGATGCACCCGGCGTGGTCACCAGTAACCAGGGTTGGGACACAGTTAAAAATGAATCTTTTTTAATGGAGCGCATTAGGGAATTGAACCGGGCGGGCATCCGCACTTCTCTTTTTGTTGACCCTATTGAACAATATATTGAGGGAGCTAAAGCAGTTAATGCACAGCGAATAGAATTTTATACCGGGCCTTATGCAGAGTGGTTTAAAGATGATATTGGAAAAGCGATCGGGAGATATAGAACTGCTGCAGAGCGTGCTGAAAAATTAGGCCTGGGTGTAAATGCAGGTCATGATCTCAATTTAAAAAATCTGCGGTTTTTTAAGGAAACTATACCAAACCTTTTGGAAGTTTCCATTGGGCATGCGTTAATCTGTGATGCACTTTATCTGGGCCTCGAAAATGCTATCCAGATTTACCTCCGACAATTAATAATACCTGAAGCATATCAATAA